A window from Drosophila kikkawai strain 14028-0561.14 chromosome 2L, DkikHiC1v2, whole genome shotgun sequence encodes these proteins:
- the LOC108081326 gene encoding uncharacterized protein codes for MKTSRIRHQEENTMDEVKKDLVDAETATKLSSDFNNDICTTRTISRVTMLSLTSSESKQIMATSSQMPPPQGKYSARVVGDILKEIFMERRGDFPETSSSCHMAEMPWPRQSEREAHVDKRLRYWKEVLMQRKKMQERVQRETGKLASEVLFNRRSTLDNRDEQTVKRVLDYAERMDYERLQEASRAPVAKLPDRQDPCTCQFVVGPEATAPHAEQVGYKEVEIIGLPEVSQRELLGKEALEEKRPDGWLQSEFLDERLEQNFGAIEKVVEFFPDLTALQVTGTSVGKLKPTLAPTVLLQSDSLHTVTNSDSAPFCSEELVCETVGGTEDQSTEVEPPAPVPELGLRVNGVDYVPGEADGCYEIVTRFSCDPFRRRIKRVLELTNIGLQTLSFSWKQSTYFYNRASLLLAQDNEFFFDLDGFRLMHGESRSLVVLYQPRKVAMAVELWLLQVEPRIFCGESLLVRLHGRCTPPADYMAKLLECQCACICKSDAVAMDKLTSHLGALAPLVVPPPTCCPYPRVLDDRESFNALNPGYNCVRFDDLEVLRALHQRLKKPRERPWDLSLSTIRGYILRVEALAEREQLFAEFNDLLAPLMLGGSSLETFAGREGQKQRTRFIYVRGVICNGIAEWEDLMFNVEESFFKPELRRFYQSLLAVSDQDDEEDDEEGSHHEMRQLRPIVPIDDEKLREILEEQELDDDKIRGAVMRKLYRSKYFRDTLYIQTYSHLCNMAEDIVSVIESTEVELA; via the coding sequence ATGAAAACTAGCAGAATAAGACACCAGGAAGAGAATACTATGGACGAGGTCAAGAAGGACCTCGTAGACGCGGAGACTGCAACCAAGCTGTCCTCCGATTTCAACAATGACATATGCACAACTAGAACCATCTCAAGGGTCACCATGCTGTCGCTGACCTCCTCGGAGAGTAAGCAGATTATGGCGACGTCATCGCAGATGCCACCTCCACAGGGCAAGTATTCGGCCCGCGTTGTGGGTGACATCCTAAAGGAGATCTTTATGGAACGACGCGGCGACTTTCCCGAGACCTCATCTTCCTGCCACATGGCCGAGATGCCCTGGCCGCGGCAGTCGGAACGGGAAGCGCATGTGGACAAGCGGCTGCGGTATTGGAAGGAAGTGCTGATGCAGCGCAAGAAGATGCAGGAGCGCGTGCAGCGGGAGACGGGCAAGTTGGCCAGCGAGGTGCTCTTCAACCGTCGCTCCACGCTGGACAACCGCGACGAGCAGACGGTGAAACGGGTGCTTGACTACGCCGAGCGCATGGATTACGAGCGGCTGCAGGAAGCGTCGAGGGCCCCAGTGGCTAAGCTGCCTGACCGGCAGGATCCGTGCACTTGTCAGTTCGTTGTTGGCCCGGAGGCTACAGCCCCTCATGCCGAACAGGTGGGCTACAAGGAGGTGGAGATCATCGGCCTGCCGGAGGTGAGCCAGCGGGAGCTGCTGGGCAAGGAGGCTCTTGAAGAGAAACGTCCAGACGGTTGGCTGCAGTCCGAGTTTCTGGACGAGCGGCTCGAGCAGAACTTTGGCGCCATCGAGAAGGTGGTTGAGTTCTTTCCCGACCTAACCGCCCTTCAGGTCACGGGCACTAGTGTGGGCAAGCTGAAACCCACTCTCGCTCCGACGGTCCTGCTGCAGTCGGACTCCCTGCACACGGTGACCAATAGCGACAGTGCACCGTTCTGCTCCGAGGAGTTAGTCTGCGAGACTGTGGGGGGCACTGAGGATCAATCGACGGAGGTCGAGCCCCCCGCGCCTGTTCCGGAGCTGGGTCTGCGCGTGAACGGAGTGGACTATGTACCAGGAGAGGCCGATGGGTGCTACGAGATCGTGACCCGTTTCTCCTGCGATCCCTTTCGGCGGCGCATCAAGCGCGTGCTGGAGCTGACGAACATCGGGCTGCAGACGCTCTCCTTCAGCTGGAAGCAGAGCACGTACTTCTATAACCGGGCATCCCTTCTGCTGGCACAAGACAACGAGTTCTTCTTCGACCTGGATGGCTTTCGGCTGATGCACGGTGAGAGCCGAAGCCTGGTGGTGCTTTATCAGCCGCGGAAGGTGGCCATGGCCGTGGAGCTTTGGCTGCTACAGGTGGAGCCGCGCATCTTCTGCGGCGAATCGCTGCTGGTGCGCCTCCATGGACGCTGCACTCCTCCGGCGGACTATATGGCCAAGCTGCTGGAGTGCCAGTGCGCCTGCATCTGCAAGTCGGACGCGGTGGCCATGGACAAGCTGACCTCTCACTTAGGCGCCCTTGCTCCCCTGGTGGTGCCTCCGCCCACCTGCTGTCCGTACCCTCGCGTTCTGGACGATCGGGAGTCCTTCAACGCCCTGAACCCGGGCTACAATTGCGTCCGCTTCGACGACCTTGAGGTGCTGCGGGCCCTGCATCAGCGACTGAAGAAGCCACGCGAGCGCCCCTGGGATCTGAGCCTCTCCACCATCAGAGGCTATATTCTGCGCGTGGAGGCCCTGGCAGAGCGGGAGCAGCTCTTCGCTGAGTTCAATGACTTGCTAGCCCCGCTGATGCTCGGAGGCTCCTCCCTCGAAACCTTCGCGGGCCGGGAGGGGCAGAAGCAGCGCACCCGGTTTATCTACGTGCGGGGCGTGATCTGCAACGGGATTGCCGAGTGGGAGGATCTCATGTTCAATGTGGAGGAATCGTTCTTCAAGCCCGAGCTGCGGCGCTTCTACCAGAGCTTGCTGGCGGTCTCCGATCaggatgatgaggaggacgaCGAGGAGGGAAGTCACCACGAGATGCGGCAGCTCCGTCCCATCGTACCCATCGACGATGAGAAACTACGGGAGATCCTCGAAGAACAGGAGCTGGACGATGACAAGATTCGGGGGGCAGTCATGCGCAAGCTGTATCGATCCAAGTACTTCCGGGACACCCTCTACATTCAGACCTATTCGCATTTATGCAACATGGCCGAGGACATTGTGTCCGTCATCGAGAGCACAGAAGTCGAGCTAGCTTAG
- the LOC121502399 gene encoding uncharacterized protein: MDSRKLISQPTMSLSSRHQLWMQSYLAGKERKLNDSTTKNVHPKSLSIVQFDRKQYSSNALERDTRKVITSVVDDIIEQKQGFIKLSDSECSLEDDLQDSLSMDHRLKHWYNTLKDRATVQAKIARQVGRRPDEMLINLPSTVGPRDRGAVERLLDLAGRMNPTVLAQRQPAVLPAQPVCVEKQYKCLPDLQETLPLAERRGTVEVEVSGLTHATKNEIMGRPLQAPENRAQWLQSEVLGDRIEQQSDNIKRVLEFYPEVDSLEVVSASMQKETLKGSSTSLKPIERVSAASMVSISNTTTEETEQEDQEKDLVVDVPAVPDRDLEPDPELTGAAVRINGVLFQAGMRCASTDVGHFYFECHPYQNVVQEVMVLENVGCQMLTCQWAASESSRRGPKSLPMTTDYFLIPRSLFVVFPGEKHVCRALFRPRDCVQLKMRLEILIYPNVLGFSRSHIMVQLTGKCVPSPEYTGQLRRQLKLVLDKSKQRFTKDLAQQHASLVPLLQPHEVVCPYERVFDEREVFNSENPGYHCDRFDDLEALKALYQELKKPREPAWDLRLQTILTLILRQPKTEQRRHHYARFVEIKESMKPGVNTRRAIRFGSNEERDRSRFIYVRGCIGNGIQDWEDMMASLELSALKSEVTRYQAKQRDLEKKHGDDDDEDSEPKPWMRQLRQENETLYLLKKLRSRKPYRDSLYMQTYSHLCDMAEDVVSIIESTQYV, translated from the coding sequence ATGGATAGCCGCAAACTTATTTCACAACCGACCATGTCGCTATCGTCGCGCCACCAATTATGGATGCAGTCTTACCTGGCGGGAAAAGAACGGAAGCTTAATGACTCGACAACTAAAAACGTTCATCCCAAATCCTTGTCCATCGTACAATTCGACAGGAAGCAATACTCGTCCAATGCCTTGGAGAGGGACACCAGGAAGGTGATAACCAGCGTCGTCGATGATATAATCGAACAGAAGCAGGGCTTCATTAAGCTCTCCGACTCAGAGTGCTCCCTGGAAGACGACCTGCAGGACTCGCTGAGCATGGACCACCGGCTCAAGCACTGGTACAACACGTTGAAGGATCGCGCCACTGTCCAAGCCAAGATCGCCCGCCAGGTGGGTCGTCGGCCTGATGAGATGTTAATCAACCTACCGTCTACAGTGGGGCCGCGTGACCGGGGCGCCGTGGAGCGTCTGCTGGACCTGGCCGGTCGCATGAATCCCACGGTCCTGGCCCAGAGGCAGCCAGCCGTTCTGCCAGCGCAGCCCGTCTGCGTCGAGAAACAGTACAAGTGTCTGCCCGATCTCCAGGAGACTCTGCCTCTCGCCGAGCGGCGTGGAACGGTGGAAGTGGAGGTCAGCGGATTGACGCATGCCACCAAGAACGAGATCATGGGCCGGCCGCTGCAGGCACCGGAAAACCGAGCCCAGTGGCTCCAGTCCGAGGTGCTGGGCGACCGGATAGAGCAGCAGAGCGACAACATCAAGCGCGTGCTGGAGTTCTATCCGGAAGTCGACAGCCTGGAGGTGGTGAGCGCCAGCATGCAAAAAGAGACACTCAAAGGCTCTTCCACGAGCCTTAAGCCGATCGAGCGAGTTTCCGCCGCTTCCATGGTCTCTATAAGCAACACTACCACAGAAGAGACGGAGCAGGAGGATCAGGAAAAGGATCTAGTTGTGGATGTGCCGGCTGTCCCGGATCGGGATCTAGAACCGGACCCGGAGCTGACAGGCGCCGCCGTTAGAATTAACGGGGTGCTTTTTCAGGCAGGCATGCGATGCGCCTCGACCGATGTGGGACACTTCTATTTCGAGTGCCACCCGTACCAGAACGTGGTGCAGGAGGTGATGGTCTTAGAGAATGTGGGCTGCCAGATGCTCACCTGCCAGTGGGCCGCCTCCGAGTCATCCCGGCGCGGACCTAAGTCCCTGCCCATGACAACGGACTATTTCCTGATTCCACGCTCATTGTTCGTCGTCTTCCCCGGCGAGAAGCACGTCTGCCGCGCGCTCTTCCGGCCGCGGGACTGCGTCCAGCTCAAGATGCGCCTTGAGATCCTCATCTATCCCAACGTTCTAGGCTTCTCACGTAGCCACATCATGGTCCAGCTGACGGGCAAGTGTGTCCCGTCGCCCGAGTACACGGGCCAGCTGCGGCGTCAGCTGAAGTTGGTGCTGGACAAGTCGAAGCAGCGGTTCACCAAAGACTTGGCTCAGCAACATGCCTCGCTGGTGCCTCTGCTACAGCCGCACGAGGTGGTGTGTCCCTACGAGCGCGTCTTTGACGAACGTGAGGTGTTCAACAGCGAGAACCCGGGCTACCACTGCGATAGGTTCGACGATCTGGAGGCCCTAAAGGCCCTGTACCAAGAGCTGAAGAAACCTCGGGAGCCTGCATGGGACCTGCGGCTGCAAACGATCCTTACGCTGATCCTGCGACAGCCAAAGACCGAGCAAAGGCGGCACCACTACGCAAGGTTTGTCGAGATCAAGGAGTCCATGAAGCCAGGCGTCAATACTAGACGTGCCATTCGGTTCGGCAGTAACGAGGAGCGGGACCGCTCCAGGTTCATCTACGTGCGGGGTTGCATTGGCAACGGCATCCAGGATTGGGAAGACATGATGGCCTCGCTGGAGCTGAGCGCCCTGAAGTCGGAGGTGACCCGATATCAGGCAAAGCAGCGCGACCTGGAAAAGAAACATggagacgacgatgatgaaGACTCCGAACCGAAGCCCTGGATGCGACAGCTGAGGCAGGAGAACGAGACTCTGTACCTGCTCAAGAAGCTGCGATCCCGGAAGCCCTACAGGGACTCGCTCTACATGCAAACCTACTCGCATCTTTGTGACATGGCCGAGGACGTAGTCTCCATTATCGAGAGCACCCAGTACGTCTGA
- the LOC108081327 gene encoding uncharacterized protein, whose protein sequence is MKGTQSSLLTVRMQQKPTMHSARSTMNDNYLENGEEGAAAAANATVDSILKQVLSEEAHLLNASNSSMEQLDQVKCSRIVVAEDLVMDPRLLAWNRVLEQRRRLQKRIERETGKRPEDVLFNRPTTIDEASKRMILRVLDTADRSRPQVRVQEDSMLGTLKARCEPELCREIRELYAAKPQLQPVEFVGLPQVTQEELTATATATESQWHRSEILGQRIQVNKQSIQNVLEFAPELEKLQIVPTNVETHTKMDPITMIGVDHMQAISEDSTQEDDEDSEAEMDAILQEWEEEDGPADIEVTTATKEVGKEQVEVTDLDEYQTTDGVMINGCLYDYREMKGPNRKGIQLLLKCDPHQRVVKTLVDIQNLSQKLLHVYWASRNRSRTDHQPMEGELVFDRCEFILEPKSRRQIRVLYHPQVVGLTTQRWSLCLVKSPVCGTRRLMVIIQGMCTMPDPYLRRLQNHRQVPGDKQQLRQANSILKVQASLAPIIENPPLMCPYQRILDERELFNSENPSYRCERYADLEALKDLYALAKKPRDRPWDLSIESLRRSISRRETRLLRESLHNKLVDLLQPMKCNRGEALIRMEHNPERDRACFIYVRGTISSAIEEWEKMALGLDEQFFKMELLRQQRKEQENKEMEENPRKTLQFQDLLELPEELKTIENVSRRTRSNKYLKDSLYMHTYNLLCDAAEDIVSVIESTSHL, encoded by the exons ATGAAGGGCACCCAATCCTCTTTGCTTACGGTAAGGATGCAGCAAAAGCCTACGATGCATTCCGCACGATCCACCATGAATGATAACTACCtggaaaatggggaagaaGGCGCCGCAGCGGCGGCCAATGCGACTGTGGACAGCATCCTAAAACAGGTGCTGAGTGAGGAGGCCCACCTATTGAATGCATCGAACAGCTCGATGGAACAGCTGGACCAAGTGAAGTGTTCGCGCATAGTGGTTGCTGAGGACCTGGTCATGGACCCGCGGCTGCTGGCCTGGAACCGCGTGCTGGAGCAGCGCCGCAGACTGCAGAAGCGAATCGAGCGGGAGACGGGCAAGCGGCCCGAGGACGTTCTGTTCAACCGCCCGACGACCATCGACGAGGCCAGCAAGCGGATGATCCTGCGCGTCCTCGACACGGCTGACAGGTCGCGTCCACAGGTGCGTGTCCAAGAGGACTCTATGCTGGGCACGCTTAAGGCGCGCTGCGAACCCGAGCTCTGCCGCGAGATTCGGGAACTGTATGCAGCCAAGCCGCAACTCCAGCCAGTGGAGTTCGTCGGCCTTCCGCAGGTCACCCAGGAGGAGCTGACTGCCACCGCGACTGCCACCGAAAGCCAGTGGCACCGCTCTGAGATCCTTGGCCAGCGAATCCAGGTCAACAAGCAATCCATCCAAAACGTACTTGAGTTTGCTCCCGAACTTGAGAAGCTGCAGATTGTCCCCACCAATGTGGAGACGCACACCAAGATGGATCCTATTACCATGATTGGCGTGGACCACATGCAAGCCATCTCCGAGGATTCTACACAGGAAGATGACGAGGACTCGGAGGCAGAGATGGATGCTATACTCCAGGAGTGGGAGGAAGAGGACGGTCCAGCAGACATTGAGGTGACAACGGCGACAAAGGAAGTTGGCAAAGAACAAGTAGAGGTCACCGATTTGGATGAGTACCAGACTACTGATGGGGTGATGATTAACGGATGTTTATACGACTACCGCGAAATGAAAGGGCCGAACAGGAAGGGCATCCAATTGCTGCTCAAGTGCGATCCTCACCAGCGTGTGGTCAAGACACTGGTGGACATTCAG AACCTTAGCCAGAAACTCCTGCACGTATACTGGGCGAGCAGGAATCGCTCCCGGACAGACCACCAGCCCATGGAGGGCGAGCTGGTTTTCGATCGCTGCGAGTTCATCTTGGAGCCAAAGAGTCGCCGGCAGATCCGCGTTCTTTATCATCCGCAGGTTGTGGGCTTGACCACGCAGCGCTGGAGTCTGTGCCTTGTCAAGTCGCCCGTCTGCGGCACCCGGCGCCTCATGGTAATCATCCAGGGCATGTGCACCATGCCAGATCCCTATCTGCGGCGACTGCAGAACCACCGGCAGGTGCCGGGCGACAAGCAACAGCTCCGGCAGGCCAACAGCATCCTCAAGGTGCAGGCCAGCCTGGCGCCCATCATCGAGAACCCACCGCTGATGTGTCCCTACCAGAGAATCCTTGACGAGCGAGAACTTTTCAACTCTGAAAACCCCTCCTACCGCTGCGAGCGGTACGCCGATCTGGAGGCTCTCAAGGATCTATACGCGCTGGCCAAGAAGCCTCGTGACCGGCCCTGGGACCTGAGTATCGAGAGCCTGCGCCGCTCCATCAGTAGGCGGGAGACCCGTTTGCTACGGGAGAGTCTGCACAACAAGCTGGTCGACCTGCTCCAGCCGATGAAGTGCAACAGGGGCGAGGCCCTCATCCGGATGGAGCACAATCCAGAGCGGGACCGGGCCTGCTTCATCTATGTGCGTGGCACCATCAGCAGTGCCATCGAAGAGTGGGAGAAGATGGCCCTAGGCCTGGACGAACAGTTTTTCAAGATGGAGCTGCTGCGTCAACAACGTAAGGAGCAGGAGAATAAGGAAATGGAGGAGAACCCAAGGAAAACCCTGCAGTTTCAGGATCTCTTGGAGCTGCCGGAGGAGCTGAAGACCATAGAAAATGTCTCGAGAAGGACCAGGAGCAACAAGTATTTGAAGGATTCCCTCTACATGCACACCTACAATCTGCTCTGCGATGCCGCCGAGGACATCGTGTCCGTGATCGAAAGCACAAGTCACCTATGA